The stretch of DNA TCCTCTACTGGGCAATGGGTCGAGGCGATGCACCTCCAGAGAGTGACGATTCCGCTATGGAAACCCTCCAACGTCGTTACGCACGAGGCGAGATCGACGAAGAAGAGTTCCAGAAGCGTCGTGAACGGTTGGAGACTGGGAGTGAAGACCCATCTCGGTAAGGCGCGGTGTCGTCGCCATTTCTACACGCCTGAGGTCCCTCGCTCAGGAGTCCTTCGAAGACCTGTTCCTACGCCGCGGCACTTCTCCGCGGAACGTAAGCCGCACTCATCGGTGCCCAGAGAACGAGGGACACAGCAGCAACCAGAGTCCACCGAACCGTTTGCCCGATCAGACGGTCGTAGTGAAATCCGAGTCAAACTATCCAATTGAGCGAAGCTGGATATAGTGCTGTTTGGGTCTTCTCCCCTACAGTTACCGGAGTAAGTAGTCTACTGGCCTGATCTTACTTCTCCTGTGTAATTCGGTAGTAGACGCCGATTGTGAGGACAGCTACGAGGAGGAGGTATCCAGTAGCCCACACCAATGAGAGAGTCGTATCTACGTCCGTTGTGAGTCCGGTATCGACCATCACACGGACGGGCCAATAGCCGGGGAGTAGTTTCATCCACCATTCGGGCTCGGACTGGATGAACAGCGGATCCTGGAAGAGTCCGATATCGAGCATCGGGAGAATCAGCATTAGCCACATCCCGGCTAGGCGGTCGAAAACGGCCCCGACGAGCATCCCGATGAGACCATACGTGACCGAGACGACGAGCATCGCTGCGACGAACCACCAGAGATGCTCAGGCTGGAAATCGACGAGCATCACGCCGACTGAGACGCCGGTGACGATGAGAGTGATTGCTGCGAGGACCCCAAACCGGGCAGTGATTACCTGTCGTGCACGATAGCCGGCGACTGCCAGACGCCCATCCGTGTCTTTGGCTTCTCGCATCAGGAACAACCCAGCGAGTCCCGCGATGAGGGCGCTCGTAATCGGCGTCATAATCACGCCGTGGACCTCAGGCATCCCCCGCATCACCGTTACCGTCTCACCGTCGACGAGCGTCCGAACCGGCATCTCGACATCTTGGGTGACTGCGAACGCCAACGTGATGAACGAAACCGGTAAGACGACCAGTAGAGCGACGAGGACGTAGTTTCGCGCCTGTTCTTTGATGCCGATTGTGAACGCCGTTGTCGTACGGTTCATGCCGACCACCCACCATTGGTGCGCATCGTTATCCCGAACACTGCGGTGACGAGTACAAGCAGGACTAGCAGGTATCCGGCGACGAAGCCGAGATCACCCGTCGTATATGTGCCTTGGAACATCGCCTCCTGAAGGAGTTCCTTTGGATGATAGAGCGGGAAGTACTCCACGAACTCGGGAACGTCGGCGGTCAGCGGACTGTCGCCACTGAGGAACGCATCCATCATCGCAAGGAACACCACGACGAGCGAGCCTTCGAACAGTCGTGGAAGGAGCGCCCCGACGAGTGCGCCAAGAAACGCATAGACGAGGCCGGCAAGTACGAGGAATACGAACGTCAGGACAGGGGCTTCCGGTGAAATCGTCAGCCAGAGAACGCCGTAGTTTACGGCAGCCACGACGACGGTCACACCTCCGAGCGTCGCTAATCGAGTCGCAAGCAGTGTTCGGGGTGGATAGCCTGTCTGAACGAGTCGCCGATCGGCTGCACGCGCACTAATCATCTGCGCGAGTCCCATCAGGCCGGCAATGATGGCGACCCCGAATATCGCTCCGAGGAGGCGACCTAGCTCGATCGGAATCGCCTCGACCGTCGGCATACTTGGTAACCCAGCCATTGCTTGTCCCCAGCCTTCGATAACGACAACCGGAAGGAGGAGTGCCAGGACAACATTCAGGGGGGTTCTGAGGAAGGTGGAGACGTTCGTCCGGATCCCCGTCCAAACCCTATTCATCGGTCTCTTCCCCCCCGTTCACTGGCCGTTGCATCAGTCTCGCCTTCCTGGTCAGTCACGTCGTAGACCTGTCCATCACGTACCTCGTAGATGCGGTCGAGACGACTTTGCTCTTCGATCAGGTGTGAAATCATCGTGACAGCTGTTCCGTCGGCAGCGAGTTCCTCAGCGAGATCCCAGAACGTTAGATACGTTTCCCAGTCAAATCCGGTGTAAGGCTCGTCCAGCATGAGGACGTCGGGGTCGTGCATCAGGGCGATACTCAGATTGATTTTCTGCCGGTTTCCACCGCTGAGTTGGTCGATTCGGTAGTCAAGGTACTGCTCGAAATCGAGTTTCGACGCCAAGTGGTGTTTGGCCTCGTCGATTTCTTCGGCGGTCATTCCGTATCCGGAACCGAACAATCGGAACGTCTCTCCGACCGTCAAGCGGTCGTAAAGCAGTGGTTCCTGCGGACACCAGCCAACGGTTCCCGTCCGTTCGACTGTTCCGCCATCCTGTTCGAGGACACCGACGAGGATGTTCATGAGCGTGGATTTTCCCGACCCGTTTGCGCCGACGATGCCGACGATTTCCCCCGTCCGAATTTCGAGATCTGCACCGGTCAAGACGGTCACAGATCGTGTGAATGGGAGTCTTGACCCGTACGTTTTTTCGATTCCCTCAGCACGAACGAGTATCTCACTACTGTTCCCTTCTGGCGTAGTAGCTGTGGATGATCCCATAGTCAGCTACATGTACACGCTCCTAATTCACTGCGATTACTCTTTCAAATCCAAAACAACACTGTCAACGCGACCCTGAATAGTAGTATTTCCTCCGCACTATCCTGTGATGGCCGAGTTTTCGGACTTATCGAATCGAATACCCCTTCTGATTAGATGGGCCTCCGAGTTGGTCTACAACAGATGTCATACGACGGTCTCGGGAATCTCGCCGTGGTCAACACGACAGCCCTACCGGATTCAGTCCGGTAGGGGATCGATCAGAACGGTGGCTGCCCCATCGAGAACGAGGCTTCCACTATCATCTTCGATCTGTGTTGTGAGTTTGTATCGGTCGTTATCGAGAACGTCGGTGATATCACATCGGGCCGTCAGGGTGTCATCAATGCTGACTGGTCGGCGGAATTCCAAATTCTGGGAAATATAGATCGTGACTCCGGGAAAGCACGCGAGTGCAGCACTTATCATTCCCGAGACGAGCGTTCCATGAGCGATGCGGTGGCCAAACCGGGTCTTTTCAGCGAATGCCTCGTTGAGATGGACCGCGTTTGTATCTCCGGTCGCCTCTGCAAATTTCCTAACATCCTCGTCTGTGATCGTCTTCGAGAAGCGAACACTATCTCCCGTGCTAAGTGAAGATGGGTCGGTTATCGAGAGATCGAACTCTCCAGTGGCTCGACCGTATGGCACTCGGGGGAGCGTCATTCCTCCCGATTCAACGAGATGCGGATGTGGCGTTTCGGTATACTTCTCAGGTACTTCCTCGAACACTGCTCGACAGTCTTCCGAGCAGAAGTGATACACTTTGTCGTCGTGTTCGATAGTCGGGTCGGCAGTTTCTTGTGAGACTTCCATCCCACAGACGGGGTCAACAGGCATTGATCTGTAGTTCTACTTTTCTTGGGGATTCTCGTGCTCTCCTTTGAACGCGGTCTCGCAGTCTTTGCAACAGAACTGCTGGAGTGATCCACCAACGCGGGTAGCTAGTCCGTCTTCGCTGATAGTGATTCCACAGTGTGCGCACGTAAGTACGGATTCAGTACCGTTGGCATAGGCTGAACAGGTGGCACTTGACAGCAGTTGCACGTCGTATCGTCGCACGTCACTCAGTGGTAGACTGTGCTGCACCCAGTTTCCGACCGTAGTCCGCGGCGGTGTCGCAACAACCACGACCTCGCCCTCAGCAGTTGTGAATACGTGTTCTACGTATGGGGCCTTGAGGATCGATTCTCGAAGTGAATCTGTCTTCCCAAGTTCAGACCGGAGCCGCACCATGACGTGTATCCGGTTTTCGTACTGTGTGAGGTCGAGATCAACGGTGAATCGACGAATGACATCATCTTGCTCCAGCTGACGGACGCGTGCTGAAACGGACGGGGCTGAAAGATTTACTGCCTCAGCAATAGTGCTGTATGGTCGTCTCGCGTTCTCCGCTAAAAGACGGAGGATTTCGCGATCCGTGTCGTCAAGTTCTGGTTGGGTCATCGAAAGGCGGAATGGGGGTGAGGGGATCGGGTGAATGGGGGTGGGTGTGGGGGAGCTACGACGCAGGTGTGGGGTGT from Haloarcula salinisoli encodes:
- a CDS encoding ABC transporter permease, with protein sequence MNRTTTAFTIGIKEQARNYVLVALLVVLPVSFITLAFAVTQDVEMPVRTLVDGETVTVMRGMPEVHGVIMTPITSALIAGLAGLFLMREAKDTDGRLAVAGYRARQVITARFGVLAAITLIVTGVSVGVMLVDFQPEHLWWFVAAMLVVSVTYGLIGMLVGAVFDRLAGMWLMLILPMLDIGLFQDPLFIQSEPEWWMKLLPGYWPVRVMVDTGLTTDVDTTLSLVWATGYLLLVAVLTIGVYYRITQEK
- a CDS encoding ABC transporter permease yields the protein MPTVEAIPIELGRLLGAIFGVAIIAGLMGLAQMISARAADRRLVQTGYPPRTLLATRLATLGGVTVVVAAVNYGVLWLTISPEAPVLTFVFLVLAGLVYAFLGALVGALLPRLFEGSLVVVFLAMMDAFLSGDSPLTADVPEFVEYFPLYHPKELLQEAMFQGTYTTGDLGFVAGYLLVLLVLVTAVFGITMRTNGGWSA
- a CDS encoding ABC transporter ATP-binding protein, whose amino-acid sequence is MGSSTATTPEGNSSEILVRAEGIEKTYGSRLPFTRSVTVLTGADLEIRTGEIVGIVGANGSGKSTLMNILVGVLEQDGGTVERTGTVGWCPQEPLLYDRLTVGETFRLFGSGYGMTAEEIDEAKHHLASKLDFEQYLDYRIDQLSGGNRQKINLSIALMHDPDVLMLDEPYTGFDWETYLTFWDLAEELAADGTAVTMISHLIEEQSRLDRIYEVRDGQVYDVTDQEGETDATASERGGRDR
- a CDS encoding MaoC/PaaZ C-terminal domain-containing protein, which encodes MPVDPVCGMEVSQETADPTIEHDDKVYHFCSEDCRAVFEEVPEKYTETPHPHLVESGGMTLPRVPYGRATGEFDLSITDPSSLSTGDSVRFSKTITDEDVRKFAEATGDTNAVHLNEAFAEKTRFGHRIAHGTLVSGMISAALACFPGVTIYISQNLEFRRPVSIDDTLTARCDITDVLDNDRYKLTTQIEDDSGSLVLDGAATVLIDPLPD
- a CDS encoding AsnC family transcriptional regulator, which produces MTQPELDDTDREILRLLAENARRPYSTIAEAVNLSAPSVSARVRQLEQDDVIRRFTVDLDLTQYENRIHVMVRLRSELGKTDSLRESILKAPYVEHVFTTAEGEVVVVATPPRTTVGNWVQHSLPLSDVRRYDVQLLSSATCSAYANGTESVLTCAHCGITISEDGLATRVGGSLQQFCCKDCETAFKGEHENPQEK